The Lacipirellula parvula genome window below encodes:
- a CDS encoding beta strand repeat-containing protein: MTSSSPFARRLALLRRSLHSSRPRAFALALPLAATLAPTAHAALQTVGNVTPAPPTAGGNVAAPFMIGDSSVGSVSLNGATSINVTGGSATIGDDAGVSGILSLTGFNTNFTTASDIIVGNRGFGSLTASTQARVTMTDDLLLGIESGGKGDVFLDGFGTVLDVGDDFVIGQAGIGMIQISASAAVFGDATSIGTLATGEGSLAITGNGTLWRQDSTMMVGDAGIGTLQVLNQARMRTTNGTLGNVATGNGTANVSGASSYWEVSGTLTVGASGQGALSVLDGGRVSTTGVAKIASLAGSEATAVVSGAGSRLQVGTTFTVAEFGRGVLRVLAGGRVNSTNAIIADNAGARGEVFVDGANSVWEIAGSLDVSEPGEASLMISGGGLVTTVGAARIGVNGELALNGGRIDVGSAAGLNNQGLIRGGGRIGAPLTNTTAGEVRIQAGNVLVVNGALTNSGVINVDIGELESLTSAVNNGDIAIRTGALRFQGAGLDNNAGAQLAVTGGVADVLGAVDNNAGAQIVVTAKSAAIFHDAVTNNGQIHVMPGADAVMLENLSFSASSLLGLQLGAIDATDELGQVEVGGMATLAGTLDVKLAGSLTPKLGDSFRLLTATGGLTGTFATAALPALGSGLSWDLDYTSTALTLSVVAGSGFAADFDLDGDVDAADLAHWKTGFGKKGNAEPFDGDANGDFNVDGADYLIWQRQFGSGVPATPVAGAVPEPSAVAIAIIALMAVTPALRRRHLR, translated from the coding sequence GTGACGAGTTCTTCGCCGTTCGCCCGCCGACTAGCATTGCTGCGCCGCTCCCTTCACTCCAGCCGTCCGCGCGCCTTCGCGCTCGCGTTGCCACTGGCGGCGACGCTCGCGCCGACCGCTCACGCGGCGCTCCAAACCGTCGGTAACGTCACCCCTGCCCCGCCCACCGCCGGAGGCAACGTCGCCGCGCCGTTCATGATCGGCGACAGCAGCGTCGGCAGCGTTTCGCTCAACGGCGCCACCTCGATCAACGTCACCGGCGGCAGCGCGACCATCGGCGACGACGCCGGCGTCTCCGGCATCTTGTCGTTGACCGGTTTCAATACGAACTTCACGACAGCGAGCGACATCATTGTCGGCAATCGCGGCTTCGGCAGCCTCACCGCGTCGACGCAAGCGCGAGTCACGATGACCGACGATCTCCTGCTCGGCATTGAAAGCGGCGGCAAAGGCGACGTCTTTCTCGACGGCTTCGGCACGGTGCTCGACGTTGGCGACGATTTCGTCATCGGGCAAGCCGGCATCGGCATGATCCAGATTTCTGCGAGCGCTGCCGTCTTCGGCGACGCGACGTCGATTGGCACCCTCGCCACCGGCGAAGGATCGCTGGCGATCACCGGCAACGGCACGCTCTGGCGGCAAGACAGCACGATGATGGTCGGCGACGCCGGCATTGGAACGCTGCAAGTGCTCAACCAAGCCAGGATGCGAACCACCAACGGCACGCTTGGCAACGTGGCGACAGGCAATGGAACGGCAAACGTTTCCGGCGCTAGCTCCTACTGGGAAGTGAGCGGAACGCTCACCGTCGGCGCGAGCGGCCAAGGCGCCCTCAGCGTGCTTGACGGCGGCCGCGTGTCCACGACGGGAGTGGCGAAAATTGCCAGTCTCGCCGGCAGCGAAGCGACCGCCGTCGTGTCGGGGGCCGGGTCGCGTTTGCAAGTTGGCACGACGTTCACGGTCGCCGAATTTGGCCGGGGCGTGCTCCGCGTCCTCGCCGGCGGCCGAGTGAATTCGACGAACGCCATCATCGCCGATAACGCGGGAGCGCGGGGCGAAGTCTTCGTCGACGGCGCCAACAGCGTTTGGGAAATCGCCGGCTCGCTCGATGTTTCCGAGCCGGGCGAAGCATCGCTGATGATTTCCGGCGGGGGGCTCGTCACTACCGTGGGCGCCGCGCGTATTGGCGTCAACGGCGAACTCGCCCTCAACGGCGGTCGGATCGACGTCGGCTCGGCCGCTGGGCTCAATAATCAGGGCCTGATTCGCGGCGGCGGCCGCATCGGCGCGCCACTCACCAACACCACCGCGGGCGAGGTCCGGATCCAAGCGGGCAATGTGCTGGTGGTGAACGGAGCGCTCACGAACAGCGGCGTGATCAACGTCGATATCGGCGAATTGGAATCGCTCACCTCCGCCGTCAACAACGGCGATATCGCCATCCGCACCGGCGCCCTGCGATTCCAAGGCGCCGGCCTCGACAACAACGCCGGCGCCCAACTCGCCGTCACCGGCGGCGTTGCTGATGTGCTTGGCGCCGTCGACAACAACGCCGGCGCGCAGATCGTCGTCACTGCCAAATCTGCCGCCATCTTCCACGACGCCGTCACGAACAACGGACAAATCCATGTGATGCCCGGCGCCGACGCCGTGATGCTCGAAAACCTCAGCTTCTCGGCATCTTCGCTCCTCGGCCTGCAATTGGGCGCCATCGACGCGACCGACGAACTTGGCCAGGTCGAAGTCGGCGGGATGGCAACGCTTGCCGGAACGCTCGACGTGAAACTCGCCGGCAGCCTGACGCCGAAGTTAGGCGACTCGTTCCGTCTGCTCACCGCCACCGGCGGCCTCACGGGGACGTTCGCGACCGCCGCGCTCCCCGCACTCGGCAGCGGTTTGTCGTGGGATCTCGACTACACATCGACCGCACTCACCCTATCGGTCGTCGCGGGCAGCGGTTTCGCAGCCGATTTCGATTTAGATGGGGACGTCGATGCGGCTGACCTCGCTCATTGGAAAACCGGCTTCGGCAAAAAAGGAAATGCCGAACCCTTCGACGGCGACGCCAACGGCGATTTTAACGTCGACGGCGCCGACTACCTCATCTGGCAACGACAATTCGGGAGCGGCGTGCCCGCTACGCCAGTTGCCGGGGCCGTTCCTGAACCCTCCGCGGTCGCCATCGCAATCATCGCGCTGATGGCTGTAACGCCCGCACTTCGCCGCCGCCACCTTCGCTAG
- a CDS encoding 3-keto-disaccharide hydrolase, producing MSFHFSKSARLAIGFALLTAGTFALATAPTCTAQEAKAADAKDAKAEKPARRGRQRRQEEGFTPLLKGDAAADHWKAYGKEGWPEGWKLEKGVLHRHGSGGDLMSKNEYGDFDLKFAWKVSPGGNSGVMYRVSEEKEPAYFTGPEYQLLDDAKHKDGQNKVTSSGSLYAMYPPEKDVLKPAGEWNRSRILVQGDHVQHFLNGEKVVDVKLSGDDWDKKLAASKFATWPKFGKNAKGHIVLQDHGDEIWYRNMRIKDLTGKPAAE from the coding sequence ATGAGTTTCCATTTCTCCAAATCGGCCCGGTTGGCGATCGGCTTCGCCCTCCTGACGGCTGGAACCTTCGCGCTCGCCACCGCGCCGACTTGCACCGCTCAAGAGGCCAAGGCAGCCGACGCGAAAGACGCCAAAGCGGAAAAGCCCGCCCGCCGTGGCCGCCAACGCCGGCAAGAAGAAGGCTTCACCCCGCTGCTCAAGGGCGACGCCGCCGCCGATCACTGGAAGGCCTACGGCAAAGAAGGTTGGCCCGAGGGCTGGAAACTCGAGAAAGGCGTCCTCCATCGCCACGGTTCTGGCGGCGACCTGATGAGCAAGAACGAGTACGGCGACTTCGACTTGAAGTTCGCTTGGAAGGTTTCTCCCGGCGGCAACAGCGGCGTCATGTACCGCGTCAGCGAAGAGAAGGAACCCGCCTACTTCACCGGCCCCGAGTACCAGCTGCTCGACGACGCCAAGCATAAGGATGGCCAAAACAAAGTCACTTCCTCCGGCTCGCTCTACGCGATGTACCCGCCCGAGAAAGACGTGCTGAAGCCGGCCGGCGAATGGAACCGCTCGCGGATCCTCGTTCAAGGCGACCACGTCCAGCACTTTCTGAATGGCGAGAAGGTCGTCGACGTTAAGCTGAGCGGCGACGACTGGGACAAGAAGCTCGCCGCGAGCAAATTCGCCACGTGGCCAAAGTTCGGCAAGAACGCGAAGGGACACATTGTGCTGCAAGACCACGGCGACGAGATCTGGTACCGCAACATGCGGATCAAAGATCTGACCGGCAAGCCCGCCGCGGAATAA
- a CDS encoding A24 family peptidase, translating to MLDFVTALWLGFVGACIGSFLNVVAYRMPRGMSVVWKPSHCPKCGHDIRARDNLPVLGWLLLRGRCRDCGEPIAPRYAIVEGFMGIAFFGLAYIELFSGAANLPDALADPVGALDSVVNPNWELLTLYGFHGLLLSLLMAMGLIDQDGQRIPWSLPLFAGIVVTAGLAYECWYFYPERTRNIHVWEWKAPFDALFGAMWGAVAWSIPQLVLRRRSSPAMKRFLRNAAIASAVTGAFLGLRPVVRIFGLWLGGIIAARGLRNAMNVRFSPLLVLWGVTLLHLSLWGRLSDLFSW from the coding sequence GTGCTCGATTTCGTCACTGCCCTCTGGCTGGGATTCGTCGGCGCGTGCATCGGCAGCTTTCTGAACGTCGTCGCCTACCGGATGCCGCGCGGCATGTCGGTGGTGTGGAAGCCATCGCATTGTCCGAAGTGCGGCCACGACATCCGCGCCCGCGACAACCTGCCGGTGTTGGGGTGGCTGCTGCTCCGCGGTCGGTGCCGTGATTGCGGCGAGCCGATCGCGCCGCGGTATGCGATCGTCGAAGGGTTCATGGGGATCGCCTTCTTCGGGTTGGCGTATATCGAACTCTTCAGCGGCGCGGCGAACTTGCCCGACGCGCTGGCCGACCCGGTCGGAGCGCTCGACAGTGTGGTGAATCCGAATTGGGAGCTACTCACCCTGTACGGATTCCATGGTCTGTTGTTGAGCCTGCTGATGGCGATGGGGCTCATCGATCAGGATGGGCAGCGGATTCCGTGGAGCTTGCCGCTGTTCGCGGGGATCGTCGTCACCGCGGGGCTGGCGTATGAATGTTGGTACTTCTATCCCGAGCGGACGCGCAACATTCACGTTTGGGAATGGAAGGCGCCATTTGATGCGCTGTTCGGCGCGATGTGGGGAGCGGTCGCGTGGTCGATCCCGCAACTGGTGCTGCGGCGACGCTCGTCGCCCGCGATGAAACGCTTCCTCCGCAACGCGGCGATCGCCTCGGCGGTGACCGGCGCGTTTCTAGGGTTGCGGCCAGTGGTCAGAATCTTCGGGCTGTGGCTCGGCGGCATTATCGCGGCTCGTGGCTTGCGAAACGCGATGAATGTGCGATTCAGCCCGCTGCTGGTGCTGTGGGGCGTGACGCTGTTGCACCTGAGCCTGTGGGGGCGGCTGTCGGACTTGTTCTCTTGGTGA
- the hemB gene encoding porphobilinogen synthase, with product MSDRSPEGFPAGYPHTRLRRVRRHDWSRRLVRQETLSVNDLIWPLFIREGSNEREPIVSMPGVERLSVDLIVDAVGEAVKLGIPAVALFPATDAKLKTPGCEEAINPENLVCRAVRAVKEKYADAIGVICDVALDPYSSHGQDGLVRDGYVVNDETVEMLCQQAIVQAEAGCDVIAPSDMMDGRVGAVRQALDGSGFLDVQIMAYAAKYASAFYGPFREAVGSAGNLGSGDKRTYQMDPANGDEALREVALDLAEGADSVMVKPGMPYLDIVRRVKETFAAPTFVYQVSGEYAMLVAAAQNGWLDRERVMLESLTAFKRAGADGVLTYFARDAARLL from the coding sequence ATGTCCGACCGCTCGCCCGAAGGTTTCCCCGCCGGCTATCCCCACACGCGGCTCCGTCGCGTGCGGCGGCACGATTGGTCGCGGCGGCTCGTCCGCCAGGAAACGCTGTCGGTCAACGATCTCATCTGGCCGCTGTTCATTCGCGAAGGGTCGAACGAGCGCGAACCAATCGTCTCGATGCCGGGCGTCGAGCGGCTCTCGGTCGACCTTATCGTCGACGCCGTCGGCGAAGCCGTGAAACTCGGCATCCCCGCCGTCGCCCTCTTCCCGGCGACCGATGCCAAGCTAAAAACCCCCGGCTGCGAAGAAGCGATCAATCCTGAAAATCTCGTCTGTCGCGCCGTCCGCGCCGTCAAGGAGAAGTACGCCGATGCGATCGGCGTCATTTGCGACGTCGCGCTCGATCCCTATTCGAGCCACGGGCAAGACGGCCTCGTGCGCGACGGCTATGTGGTGAACGACGAAACCGTCGAGATGCTCTGCCAACAAGCGATCGTCCAGGCCGAGGCGGGCTGCGACGTCATCGCCCCGAGCGACATGATGGATGGCCGCGTCGGCGCCGTGCGGCAGGCCCTCGACGGCTCGGGGTTCCTTGACGTGCAAATCATGGCCTACGCCGCCAAATATGCGTCGGCGTTTTACGGCCCCTTCCGCGAAGCGGTCGGTTCCGCCGGAAATCTTGGTAGCGGGGACAAGCGGACCTACCAAATGGACCCCGCCAACGGCGACGAAGCGCTGCGTGAGGTGGCGCTCGACCTCGCCGAAGGCGCCGACAGCGTTATGGTGAAGCCGGGGATGCCCTACCTCGACATCGTCCGCCGCGTGAAAGAAACGTTCGCCGCCCCGACGTTCGTTTACCAGGTGAGCGGCGAGTACGCGATGCTCGTCGCCGCCGCACAAAACGGCTGGCTCGACCGCGAGCGGGTGATGCTCGAAAGCCTCACCGCGTTCAAACGCGCCGGGGCCGACGGCGTGCTCACCTACTTCGCCCGCGATGCCGCTCGGCTGCTCTAG
- a CDS encoding TSUP family transporter, protein MHYSLEEFLTVAIVMTIGSVLQGAIGFASGLMGVPMLVLCGFSLVEATVINFVSTAVQNFTGAFQLWSHIEARDVTLPAILRCVGLPLGTLALAATPNLDQDLVKQIIGVVLLVSVLMLVAVRVRPRDSLGYGWIGLTFISSGFLMGFASIGGAPMVMYVNSLTWSAAKSRAFMFFCSAAIMPFMACALIWQFGEQLLKPAFLAVLILPPCLLGLWLGLTLGARLDKDRFRRLSYGLLLVVAIATILSPVVFNGR, encoded by the coding sequence ATGCACTACAGTCTCGAAGAGTTTCTGACCGTCGCCATCGTGATGACGATCGGCAGCGTGCTGCAGGGGGCGATCGGCTTTGCCTCGGGGCTGATGGGCGTGCCGATGCTCGTGCTGTGCGGCTTTTCGCTGGTCGAGGCGACCGTCATCAACTTCGTGTCGACGGCGGTGCAGAATTTTACTGGCGCCTTTCAGTTGTGGTCGCACATCGAAGCGCGGGACGTGACGTTGCCGGCGATTTTGCGCTGCGTCGGCTTGCCGCTGGGGACGCTCGCGCTCGCGGCGACGCCGAATCTTGATCAGGATCTGGTGAAGCAGATCATCGGCGTCGTGCTGCTCGTTTCGGTGCTCATGCTCGTCGCGGTGCGCGTGCGGCCGCGCGATAGTTTGGGGTATGGTTGGATCGGACTGACGTTCATTAGTTCCGGTTTCTTGATGGGCTTTGCATCGATTGGCGGGGCGCCGATGGTGATGTACGTCAACTCGCTCACCTGGTCGGCGGCGAAGAGTCGGGCGTTCATGTTTTTTTGCTCGGCGGCGATCATGCCGTTCATGGCCTGCGCGCTCATTTGGCAATTCGGCGAGCAACTGCTGAAGCCGGCGTTTTTGGCGGTACTGATTTTGCCGCCCTGTTTGCTGGGACTTTGGTTGGGGCTGACGCTGGGGGCCCGGCTCGATAAGGATCGCTTCCGCCGGCTTTCCTACGGTTTGCTGCTGGTGGTGGCGATCGCCACAATTCTTTCTCCGGTGGTGTTCAACGGGCGTTGA
- the mgrA gene encoding L-glyceraldehyde 3-phosphate reductase: MYLPSSTRYESMTYDRCGRSGLMLPAVSLGLWHNFGGVDAYETGRAIVRRAFDRGVTHFDLANNYGPPPGSAEENFGKMLRDDLAPYRDEIVISTKAGYRMWPGPYGEWGSRKYLLSSLDQSLRRMGLPYVDIFYSHRPDPDTPLEETLGAVATAVKQGKAIYAGISNYTAEQTRNACRILRDLGCPCLIHQPKYSMYERWVEAELLDVLEQEGVGCIPFSPLAQGLLTDRYLQGIPEGSRASKPHGFLKSNQVTPERIAQSQQLNAIAKQRGQSLAQLALAWVLRDRRITTVLIGASSVEQLDQNLGALERRDFSQEELAAIEKILM; encoded by the coding sequence ATGTACCTCCCCTCTTCCACGCGTTACGAATCGATGACCTACGACCGCTGCGGACGGAGCGGGCTGATGCTGCCGGCTGTGTCACTCGGGCTGTGGCACAACTTCGGTGGCGTCGACGCCTACGAGACGGGGCGGGCGATCGTTCGTCGCGCGTTTGATCGCGGCGTCACGCATTTTGATCTCGCGAACAACTACGGCCCGCCGCCTGGTTCGGCGGAAGAGAACTTCGGCAAGATGTTGCGCGACGACCTGGCGCCATATCGCGACGAGATTGTCATCTCGACGAAGGCGGGTTACCGAATGTGGCCGGGGCCGTACGGCGAATGGGGGTCGCGCAAGTATTTACTGAGCAGCCTTGACCAAAGCTTGCGGCGGATGGGGTTGCCGTACGTCGACATTTTTTATTCGCATCGCCCCGATCCCGACACGCCACTCGAAGAAACGCTCGGCGCTGTCGCGACTGCGGTGAAGCAGGGCAAGGCGATCTACGCGGGCATTTCGAACTACACGGCGGAGCAGACTCGCAACGCGTGCCGCATTCTGCGCGACCTGGGCTGCCCGTGTCTGATTCACCAGCCGAAGTACTCGATGTACGAGCGGTGGGTCGAAGCGGAGTTGCTCGACGTACTCGAGCAGGAAGGCGTTGGCTGCATTCCATTCTCGCCACTCGCGCAAGGGCTGCTCACCGATCGCTACCTGCAGGGGATTCCCGAGGGAAGCCGCGCGAGCAAGCCGCATGGGTTCCTCAAGAGCAACCAAGTGACGCCGGAGCGGATCGCGCAGTCGCAACAGTTGAATGCGATCGCCAAGCAGCGAGGGCAATCGCTCGCGCAGCTGGCGCTGGCATGGGTGTTGCGCGACCGGCGGATTACGACCGTGCTCATCGGGGCGAGCAGCGTCGAGCAATTGGATCAAAACCTCGGCGCCCTGGAGCGGCGAGATTTCAGCCAAGAAGAGCTTGCCGCGATCGAAAAGATTCTCATGTGA
- a CDS encoding serine hydrolase: protein MLLLFSRRLILLAGLWAGIGAASHAAETLAELQPQIDALVAPVIENRGVVGFAIGIRRGDEELFLNYGKVDLEKEGAPTPDTVYEIGSVTKTFTGTLLADASLQTGLDLDATVAKTLPETAPQPAESEQPITLAHLATHTSGLPRLPNDLKPKDQRNPYADFTADDAYAFFAAHKPTRKPGEYEYSNYGMGLLGQLLADRAGKDYEALVIERICEPLGMHDTRQHLTPEMAARLAPPYNGDLGRESNWDFQALVGAGGLRSTARDMLKFTAAMFAEDDRDVTKAFQLAGQPRMKLPDGRSIGLAWHFARDGITRLHDGQTAGYSSFVACIPEKKLAVVVLSNTAKHEFTSAVGEKIAQLALGMKVEPLAMRKVVDVPVETLKKYVGKYPLSLLFSLNVTLDGEQLKVQATGQDAFPIYPSSETEFFYRVVDAQITFVVDEKGEATKLILHQNGKDIEGLRQKQEAGREQ from the coding sequence ATGCTGCTGCTATTTTCACGCCGGTTGATTCTCTTGGCGGGACTTTGGGCGGGAATCGGCGCCGCTTCGCATGCTGCGGAAACGCTCGCCGAGTTGCAGCCGCAGATCGATGCGCTCGTGGCCCCGGTGATCGAAAATCGGGGCGTCGTTGGCTTCGCAATCGGCATCCGCCGCGGCGACGAAGAGCTGTTTCTCAACTACGGCAAGGTCGACCTCGAAAAAGAGGGCGCTCCGACGCCCGACACCGTCTACGAAATTGGCTCGGTGACGAAGACGTTTACCGGAACGCTGTTGGCCGATGCGTCGCTGCAGACGGGGCTCGACCTCGACGCGACCGTCGCGAAGACGCTTCCCGAGACGGCGCCGCAACCGGCGGAGTCGGAGCAGCCGATTACGCTCGCGCATTTGGCGACGCACACGTCGGGGTTGCCGCGACTCCCCAACGACTTGAAGCCGAAGGACCAGCGGAATCCCTACGCGGACTTCACGGCCGACGATGCGTACGCTTTCTTCGCTGCGCATAAGCCAACGCGCAAGCCGGGCGAGTATGAGTACTCGAACTACGGCATGGGATTGCTGGGGCAGTTGCTCGCCGATCGCGCGGGGAAAGATTACGAAGCGCTCGTCATCGAGCGGATCTGCGAACCGCTCGGCATGCACGACACGCGGCAACACCTAACGCCGGAGATGGCGGCGCGGCTGGCGCCGCCTTACAACGGCGACCTGGGGCGCGAGTCGAACTGGGACTTCCAAGCGCTCGTCGGCGCTGGGGGACTGCGCTCGACGGCGCGCGACATGCTGAAGTTTACGGCCGCGATGTTCGCCGAGGATGATCGCGATGTGACGAAGGCCTTTCAGCTAGCCGGACAGCCGCGAATGAAATTGCCGGACGGCCGCAGCATTGGCCTCGCTTGGCACTTCGCCCGCGACGGCATCACGCGGTTGCACGACGGGCAAACCGCCGGCTACAGCTCGTTCGTGGCGTGCATCCCGGAGAAGAAGCTGGCGGTCGTCGTGCTCAGCAACACGGCGAAGCACGAATTCACTTCCGCCGTCGGCGAGAAGATCGCGCAACTTGCGCTGGGGATGAAGGTCGAACCGCTGGCGATGCGGAAGGTCGTCGACGTGCCGGTCGAGACGCTAAAGAAGTACGTCGGCAAGTATCCGCTCAGTCTGTTGTTCTCGTTAAACGTAACGCTCGACGGCGAGCAACTGAAAGTGCAAGCGACCGGGCAGGATGCGTTTCCGATTTACCCGAGCAGCGAGACTGAATTCTTTTACCGCGTGGTCGATGCCCAGATTACGTTCGTCGTTGACGAGAAGGGGGAAGCGACGAAACTCATTTTGCATCAGAATGGGAAGGACATTGAAGGCTTGCGGCAGAAGCAGGAGGCCGGACGCGAACAGTAG
- a CDS encoding DinB family protein gives MDAKQVLETSLNSGLGILKMYLSDLDDAALLERPGPGCNNLAWQLGHLITSEAGLIESVSPGNGFKLPDGFAEAHAKDKCHVDDPAAFLTKQAYIDLYDGARETTKRVLRELPPERLEDPSPERLRKFVPTVAAMFGLLGAHPLLHAGQFAVVRRKLGKPVVL, from the coding sequence ATGGACGCCAAGCAAGTACTCGAGACTTCACTGAACTCAGGCCTCGGGATTCTCAAGATGTATCTGAGCGATCTCGACGACGCGGCCCTCCTAGAGCGTCCCGGGCCGGGCTGCAACAACCTTGCCTGGCAACTAGGGCATTTAATCACCTCCGAAGCGGGGCTGATTGAATCGGTCAGCCCTGGCAACGGCTTCAAGCTTCCCGACGGGTTTGCCGAGGCCCATGCAAAGGACAAGTGCCACGTCGACGACCCGGCGGCGTTCTTGACCAAGCAGGCCTACATCGATCTGTACGACGGCGCGCGAGAAACGACCAAACGCGTTCTGCGAGAATTGCCGCCCGAGCGACTCGAGGACCCGTCGCCCGAACGGCTTCGCAAGTTCGTTCCCACGGTGGCGGCGATGTTCGGCTTGCTCGGCGCCCATCCGCTGCTTCACGCCGGACAGTTCGCCGTCGTGCGTCGCAAATTGGGGAAGCCCGTCGTCCTGTGA
- a CDS encoding metallophosphoesterase codes for MPASNLFNSPITRREAIRRAVVFSSGAWAAAQFGALQAKEAAASLGDGMHLLALGDYGTNGNDAQTSVAKQMAKFADGLGQPLAAVLALGDNFYSTIKPGRIERQFEEMYSKDSLDCPFYVCVGNHDYGTAKYDFQEGKLALQLDYAKNNPTSRWKLPSKWYTVELPSPENPLVRMIVLDGSYWEGALTPQEKIEQRRFFKAELAKETKAPWTWMVNHYPLFSETVDRGDNKRLIEEWGPALQEHDISLAFAGHDHTLQHLQVEGYKPSFIVSGAGGARLYDCRTTDRGFVNNQVFGFNHVHVTPDLLTVQFIDAKGNQLHAFTRDRNGKVEVVTKQEPATAGAAD; via the coding sequence ATGCCAGCTTCGAACCTGTTCAACTCTCCCATCACCCGCCGCGAAGCGATTCGCCGCGCGGTCGTCTTCAGCAGCGGCGCCTGGGCCGCCGCACAGTTCGGCGCCCTGCAGGCGAAGGAAGCGGCCGCATCGCTCGGCGACGGCATGCACCTCCTCGCCCTCGGCGACTACGGCACCAACGGCAACGACGCGCAAACCTCCGTCGCGAAGCAGATGGCCAAGTTCGCCGACGGCCTCGGCCAGCCCCTCGCCGCGGTGCTCGCGCTCGGCGACAACTTCTACAGCACGATCAAGCCGGGCCGCATCGAACGCCAGTTCGAGGAGATGTATTCGAAGGATTCGCTCGATTGCCCCTTCTATGTTTGCGTCGGCAACCACGACTACGGCACCGCGAAGTACGACTTCCAAGAGGGGAAGCTCGCGCTGCAACTCGACTACGCGAAGAACAATCCGACGTCGCGTTGGAAGCTCCCCAGCAAGTGGTACACGGTCGAACTGCCCAGTCCTGAAAACCCGCTCGTGCGGATGATCGTCCTCGACGGCAGCTACTGGGAAGGCGCCCTCACCCCGCAAGAAAAGATCGAGCAGCGCCGTTTCTTCAAGGCCGAACTCGCGAAGGAAACCAAGGCGCCGTGGACGTGGATGGTGAACCATTACCCGCTCTTCAGCGAGACGGTCGACCGCGGCGACAACAAGCGGCTCATTGAAGAATGGGGACCCGCGCTCCAGGAGCACGACATCTCGCTCGCGTTCGCCGGGCACGACCACACGCTGCAGCACCTGCAGGTCGAGGGTTACAAACCGAGCTTTATCGTCTCGGGCGCCGGCGGCGCGCGGCTCTACGATTGTCGCACGACCGATCGCGGCTTCGTGAACAACCAAGTCTTCGGGTTCAATCACGTCCACGTGACGCCGGACTTGTTGACGGTGCAGTTCATCGACGCCAAGGGGAACCAGTTGCACGCCTTCACGCGCGATCGCAACGGCAAGGTCGAGGTCGTGACGAAGCAAGAACCGGCGACGGCGGGCGCGGCAGACTAA
- a CDS encoding redoxin domain-containing protein: MRSVPFVGSVFPSLCCAVLSTAMVAMPSALFAQAPAATAVSEEEESGDKKNPASELSDPTILLVRDAAVRKALQLTDEQRTSLDALLRAHNRMLLAIRDVSPTGADKTAQPALAEIRAELSKIFNSKQRLRLQQLMLQVQGYDCLSRNDVARQLKLSPEQQQRLTQIGDEFRASVKAYGETGGGTDAEANAKELSRLQAARLEKILAELDEPQEAAFSKLLGDSFDFSQVKPSPADAPEFVSIEEWVNSDPLTMESLRGKVVVVHFFAFGCINCIHNYPWYREWQEAYQGKDVALIGIHTPETKTEEDNAKLKASLMKNELKFPVAVDKEKAMWKAWYNGIWPSVYIIDKQGRVRYWWYGELDWKGAGNQKVARQQIEKLLAEKYVEQTEKSGELTANKR; the protein is encoded by the coding sequence ATGCGAAGCGTTCCATTCGTTGGCAGTGTCTTTCCTTCGCTCTGCTGCGCCGTGCTGTCGACGGCGATGGTGGCGATGCCGTCGGCTCTCTTCGCTCAGGCGCCCGCTGCGACCGCCGTCAGCGAAGAAGAGGAATCGGGGGATAAGAAGAATCCCGCCTCTGAACTCAGCGACCCGACGATTCTGTTGGTGCGCGACGCGGCGGTGCGGAAGGCGTTGCAACTCACCGACGAGCAGCGGACGTCGCTTGATGCGTTGCTGCGGGCGCACAACCGGATGCTGCTCGCGATTCGCGACGTGAGTCCGACCGGCGCCGACAAGACCGCGCAGCCGGCGCTCGCTGAGATTCGCGCGGAACTCAGCAAAATTTTCAATTCGAAGCAGAGGCTACGCCTGCAGCAACTAATGCTGCAAGTGCAGGGGTACGATTGTCTGTCTCGCAATGACGTCGCCCGACAGCTGAAGCTCTCCCCTGAGCAACAGCAGCGTTTGACTCAAATCGGCGACGAGTTTCGCGCCAGCGTGAAGGCGTATGGTGAAACAGGCGGAGGGACTGACGCCGAAGCGAATGCCAAAGAACTTTCCCGCCTGCAGGCAGCGCGTTTAGAAAAGATTCTGGCCGAACTCGATGAGCCGCAGGAGGCGGCGTTCTCGAAGTTGCTGGGCGATTCGTTCGATTTCTCGCAGGTGAAGCCCAGCCCGGCCGATGCACCGGAGTTCGTTTCGATCGAAGAATGGGTGAACAGCGATCCGCTCACCATGGAGTCGCTTCGCGGCAAGGTAGTCGTGGTTCACTTCTTCGCCTTCGGCTGCATCAATTGCATCCACAACTACCCGTGGTATCGCGAATGGCAGGAAGCGTATCAGGGTAAAGATGTGGCCCTCATAGGCATCCACACGCCCGAGACGAAGACGGAGGAAGACAACGCGAAACTAAAAGCGTCGCTCATGAAGAACGAACTGAAATTTCCTGTCGCGGTTGACAAAGAAAAGGCGATGTGGAAAGCGTGGTACAACGGCATCTGGCCGAGCGTCTACATCATCGACAAGCAAGGCAGGGTGCGCTACTGGTGGTACGGCGAACTCGACTGGAAAGGCGCCGGCAACCAGAAAGTCGCTCGGCAGCAAATCGAAAAACTTCTTGCTGAGAAGTACGTCGAACAGACGGAAAAGAGCGGGGAACTCACCGCTAATAAACGCTGA